A genomic stretch from Arachis stenosperma cultivar V10309 chromosome 3, arast.V10309.gnm1.PFL2, whole genome shotgun sequence includes:
- the LOC130965614 gene encoding serine/threonine-protein phosphatase 7 long form homolog: MADRRSLHRLNGVAHVAGSIGDELIRCIYSVRQQQNMPMHERIISYLERAGLYHLARLNSQWFWLDEPLLGLPVDGEAVSGCLGDFEKYMEGGRPAWEWFQDLFGELSPPNKVKQMTVHFTWFHERFSVLPPDANEETVRIYARAYIMMLLSTQLFGDKSVNRVHIRWLPFVANLDDMGRYSCGSTALAWLYRCMCRVVNRNVTNLAGPLQLLQSWIFWRFSSLRPSGFEVFSFPLASRWSAYLPPNDGKKQRVLSYRLALDRLTARDIVWEPYSALDVLAVARYRCGHTRV; this comes from the exons ATGGCAGACAGAAGGAGCTTGCACCGACTGAACGGTGTTGCGCATGTTGCCGGTTCCATTGGTGACGAG CTCATTAGGTGTATATACAGTGTGAGACAGCAACAGAATATGCCCATGCATGAAAGGATCATCTCGTATTTAGAGAGGGCTGGATTGTACCATTTGGCCAGGCTAAATAGCCAATGGTTCTGGTTGGATGAGCCATTG CTTGGGTTGCCTGTCGATGGGGAGGCTGTGAGTGGTTGCCTTGGTGATTTTGAGAAATACATGGAGGGTGGCCGACCAGCTTGGGAGTGGTTTCAGGACCTATTCGGTGAGCTGTCACCACCGAATAAGGTCAAGCAGATGACGGTCCACTTTACATGGTTCCACGAGAGGTTTAGTGTGCTACCACCAGATGCGAACGAGGAGACTGTTCGCATCTACGCACGTGCCTACATCATGATGCTTTTATCTACTCAATTATTTGGGGACAAGAGTGTGAACCGGGTACATATACGGTGGTTGCCATTTGTGGCAAACCTTGATGACATGGGGAGGTATAGCTGTGGTTCGACTGCTTTGGCTTGGTTGTACCGATGTATGTGTCGGGTAGTGAACAGAAATGTGACTAACCTTGCGGGTCCCCTCCAGTTGCTACAGAGTTGGATATTCTGGCGTTTTTCCTCGTTGAGGCCGTCCGGGTTTGAGGTTTTCTCTTTTCCGCTGGCATCCAG GTGGTCTGCTTACTTACCTCCGAACGATGGCAAGAAACAGAGGGTCCTAAGTTATCGGCTTGCATTGGATCGCTTGACCGCTCGTGAT ATTGTATGGGAGCCCTACTCCGCGCTTGATGTACTTGCTGTCGCTCGATATCGATGTGGCCATACACGTGTGTAG